A window from Photobacterium sp. DA100 encodes these proteins:
- a CDS encoding CHAD domain-containing protein, producing MTVTKRDQLKLPKRKKPAVQLSPEVEIYLPTYHFLVNEFEHARKHELGIIRDDHEEFIHQYRVALRRSRALISLLKPLFHRQEKDILKENLKQLMQHTNLMRDLDVFLLNMEQYFSLLDHQHHKGLTRFFDDLQSQRTKSLKYLKDWLKSGTYESSCKQVLAQLDRMRANPTVEGQLGSKATAHSFLWHQFKQIESQCHNIDANSNDAIIHQLRIDCKKFRYLLEYFSPLLSTINIEQQVAQLKVLQDQLGNFNDSSVQLAFFNRYLTEQKQKSGRYKAIEELIDIYGSYHTQAKQSTVDQLIQFRQPKSLDLYYTLYQEPSV from the coding sequence ATGACAGTGACAAAGCGGGATCAGCTCAAGCTACCGAAACGAAAGAAACCAGCGGTACAACTCTCTCCTGAAGTAGAAATTTACCTACCTACTTACCACTTTCTCGTCAATGAGTTCGAACATGCCAGAAAGCATGAGCTGGGTATTATCCGTGATGATCACGAAGAGTTTATTCATCAATACCGCGTTGCGCTGAGAAGAAGCCGTGCGCTGATCAGCCTACTGAAGCCGCTGTTCCACCGCCAGGAGAAGGACATACTAAAAGAAAACTTGAAACAGCTGATGCAGCACACCAACTTGATGCGAGACCTGGATGTGTTCTTGTTGAACATGGAGCAGTACTTTTCGCTGCTTGATCATCAGCACCACAAAGGGTTGACTCGCTTCTTTGATGATCTCCAGTCACAACGAACAAAGTCGCTCAAATACCTAAAAGATTGGCTAAAGTCAGGAACATACGAATCATCGTGCAAGCAAGTACTGGCCCAGCTAGATAGGATGCGGGCCAATCCGACCGTTGAAGGCCAACTAGGAAGCAAAGCGACAGCACATAGCTTTCTCTGGCACCAATTCAAGCAGATCGAAAGCCAGTGCCATAACATTGATGCCAACAGCAATGATGCCATCATTCATCAACTCCGTATCGACTGTAAAAAATTCCGCTATTTACTGGAATATTTTTCCCCGCTTTTATCAACGATTAATATCGAACAACAAGTTGCCCAACTGAAAGTGCTGCAGGATCAACTCGGCAACTTTAATGACTCTTCTGTCCAACTGGCTTTTTTCAATCGCTACCTCACCGAGCAAAAACAAAAAAGTGGTCGTTACAAAGCCATTGAGGAGCTCATTGATATTTATGGCAGTTACCATACTCAGGCCAAGCAATCTACGGTCGATCAACTCATTCAGTTCAGACAACCCAAAAGCCTTGATCTCTACTACACCCTTTACCAAGAGCCATCCGTTTAG
- a CDS encoding DUF1116 domain-containing protein gives MKALFTQKLTVLNAGLASFASNIERAGGEAIAMNWQPPAGGDRDGGLALASLLNQPEVEQANQTAMDRYLAAQPMLVDVMHAGEAIPALAEQKLILHAGPPIAWHDMCGPVQGAILGAILFEKWAENLEQAETLILNGEITFEPCHHYDAVGPMAGIISRSMPLWVVENPAHNNERVYSNFNEGLGKVLRFGANSEAVIERLEWMGAELAQAMKAMLLQSGPIELKPIMAQALHMGDEVHNRNAAATGLLLKQLVPALLSSSLPQEQIQRAVGFITANDHFFLNLSMAACKSMLKAAENVPNSTMVTVMARNGVNFGIRLSGTGNTWFQAPANPVDGLFFPGYGVDDAAADLGDSAITETAGVGGFAMASSPAIVKFVGGTPADATNNSRSMQTITLGGNPAFTLPALNFAPTAAGIDARKVVDHSVLPIINTGIAHKQAGVGQIGAGITTAPMQCFVDALRSLAPHHYR, from the coding sequence ATGAAAGCACTTTTCACTCAAAAGCTTACGGTCCTTAATGCCGGTCTCGCGAGCTTTGCCTCTAACATTGAACGTGCCGGTGGTGAGGCTATTGCCATGAATTGGCAACCACCAGCAGGTGGCGACCGTGACGGCGGTCTCGCCCTTGCGAGTCTACTAAACCAGCCTGAGGTTGAGCAGGCAAACCAAACGGCGATGGATCGTTACCTCGCCGCCCAACCAATGCTAGTGGATGTCATGCATGCCGGTGAGGCAATACCAGCACTGGCAGAGCAGAAACTGATCTTACACGCTGGCCCTCCAATTGCTTGGCATGACATGTGCGGTCCTGTTCAGGGCGCTATATTAGGTGCCATTTTATTCGAGAAGTGGGCTGAAAACCTTGAACAAGCAGAAACACTTATCCTCAATGGGGAAATCACCTTTGAACCCTGTCACCACTATGATGCCGTTGGGCCAATGGCAGGCATAATCAGCCGCTCTATGCCGCTATGGGTCGTTGAAAATCCAGCGCATAACAACGAACGCGTATACAGCAACTTCAACGAAGGTCTTGGTAAAGTATTACGTTTTGGTGCGAATAGTGAAGCCGTTATTGAGCGCCTTGAATGGATGGGGGCTGAGCTTGCCCAAGCCATGAAAGCCATGCTGCTACAGTCTGGTCCCATTGAACTAAAGCCAATTATGGCTCAAGCGCTACACATGGGTGATGAAGTCCATAACCGCAATGCAGCAGCAACGGGTTTATTGCTAAAACAGCTGGTGCCCGCGCTACTAAGCTCCTCACTACCACAGGAACAGATACAGCGTGCCGTTGGTTTTATTACAGCCAATGACCATTTCTTCCTCAACCTCTCGATGGCAGCGTGTAAAAGTATGCTTAAGGCCGCCGAGAATGTGCCAAACAGTACCATGGTAACCGTTATGGCGCGTAACGGTGTCAATTTCGGTATCCGTCTTTCTGGTACAGGCAACACATGGTTCCAAGCCCCGGCGAACCCAGTTGATGGGCTTTTCTTCCCGGGTTACGGCGTCGACGATGCTGCCGCTGATTTGGGCGATAGTGCCATTACTGAAACAGCCGGTGTTGGCGGTTTCGCTATGGCTTCCTCGCCAGCCATCGTGAAATTTGTTGGCGGTACACCAGCTGATGCGACAAACAACAGCCGCTCAATGCAAACCATCACGCTAGGAGGCAACCCGGCCTTCACACTCCCGGCACTTAACTTTGCGCCTACGGCTGCAGGTATTGATGCTCGCAAGGTGGTCGATCATTCCGTACTGCCAATTATCAATACGGGTATTGCTCACAAACAGGCAGGTGTGGGCCAGATTGGGGCCGGTATCACCACCGCGCCGATGCAATGCTTTGTTGATGCATTACGCTCACTCGCACCCCACCACTACCGCTAG
- a CDS encoding cysteine hydrolase, whose protein sequence is MTRTFNAEPFALDFTPETTALVVIDMQRDFVEPGGFGEALGNDVSLVRSAIEPCGKVLQAARDAGMMVIHTREGHRADLSDCPPAKLTRGGKTFIGETGPKGRILIRGEEGHDIIPELYPITGEPIIDKPGKGAFYQTDLHLILQNHNIKTLIVCGVTTEVCVNTTVREANDRGYECIIPEDCVGSYFPEFQKYALEMIKAQGAIFGWVSNAENIIEGLK, encoded by the coding sequence ATGACTAGAACATTTAATGCCGAACCCTTTGCCCTCGATTTTACTCCTGAAACAACTGCTTTGGTTGTCATTGACATGCAACGTGACTTTGTTGAACCCGGCGGGTTTGGTGAAGCACTCGGTAATGATGTGTCGCTGGTTCGCTCTGCCATTGAGCCTTGCGGCAAAGTACTACAAGCAGCACGCGATGCTGGAATGATGGTTATTCATACTCGTGAAGGTCACCGTGCCGACCTTAGCGACTGCCCGCCAGCAAAACTAACGCGTGGTGGCAAAACTTTCATTGGCGAAACCGGTCCAAAAGGTCGTATTCTTATTCGAGGCGAAGAAGGCCATGATATTATTCCAGAACTCTATCCTATCACTGGCGAGCCTATTATCGATAAGCCAGGTAAAGGGGCTTTCTACCAAACTGACCTTCACCTTATTCTGCAAAACCACAATATCAAAACCCTGATTGTTTGTGGTGTAACAACCGAAGTCTGTGTTAACACGACAGTGCGCGAAGCCAATGACCGCGGTTATGAGTGCATCATTCCCGAAGATTGTGTGGGTTCTTATTTCCCTGAGTTTCAAAAATATGCACTCGAAATGATCAAAGCGCAGGGTGCAATTTTCGGTTGGGTATCTAACGCGGAAAATATTATCGAGGGCCTAAAATAA
- a CDS encoding LysR substrate-binding domain-containing protein, with amino-acid sequence MPLSKDALKTIHVIAKSGSFAVAAERLSRVPSAVSYTVKKMEEELGFPLFDRTGRQVKLTPAGQYFIDQSQWMLDSYEELVRNTAMISTGVDISFSIAINNIINREGLIDLIEQLNEQFPSTQISIKTEVYNGCWDALYDRRADLVIGAPHSAPKMEGIIYHSIGNIEWDFIVAQSHPLASQITVLTAEQLRYYPAIVVKDTSQHISPQDTWSLTGQKIIYAPELTTAIKMIERGVGIGYIPHHRIKHLLDQGTVIKKAIVEHKQPTQLFYAWHANRESPVLNWCIEYLMQPEKTGQWCR; translated from the coding sequence ATGCCCCTGTCTAAAGACGCGCTAAAAACCATTCATGTCATCGCCAAATCAGGCAGCTTTGCTGTTGCCGCAGAGCGACTCAGTCGCGTACCTTCAGCCGTTAGCTATACAGTAAAAAAAATGGAGGAAGAACTCGGCTTTCCATTGTTTGACCGAACCGGTCGGCAGGTGAAGCTTACGCCTGCGGGGCAATACTTTATCGACCAAAGCCAATGGATGCTTGATTCTTACGAAGAGTTAGTTCGCAACACAGCCATGATCAGTACGGGGGTTGATATATCATTTTCGATAGCGATCAATAATATTATCAATCGTGAAGGCCTCATTGATTTAATTGAACAACTAAATGAGCAGTTTCCCTCGACCCAGATTTCAATCAAAACTGAAGTCTACAACGGCTGTTGGGATGCGTTATACGATCGGCGGGCTGACTTGGTCATTGGTGCACCACACTCAGCACCAAAGATGGAAGGAATTATCTACCATTCCATCGGTAACATTGAATGGGACTTCATCGTCGCGCAGAGTCATCCACTAGCAAGTCAAATAACTGTATTAACGGCAGAGCAGTTACGGTATTACCCCGCCATTGTCGTCAAAGACACCTCACAGCACATCTCACCGCAAGATACCTGGTCCCTCACGGGGCAGAAAATTATTTATGCCCCGGAGTTAACAACCGCGATTAAGATGATTGAACGTGGTGTCGGAATTGGCTATATCCCCCATCACCGTATAAAGCACTTACTAGACCAAGGAACTGTCATTAAGAAAGCCATTGTCGAGCATAAACAGCCGACACAGCTTTTTTATGCCTGGCACGCCAACCGTGAGAGCCCTGTGTTGAACTGGTGTATCGAATACTTGATGCAGCCAGAAAAAACCGGCCAGTGGTGCCGCTAA
- the fdrA gene encoding acyl-CoA synthetase FdrA: protein MVIKYKTFENLYQDSVSLMQISASLNTTDGIEEASVVMGTEANLSRMADAGFGTDIAAKPNDLVIAVRGNDKACDEAIEHAQKALTAKPDTANDGQQFSQTLTSFALGLEHHPDANLALISVPGEYAAAEAMKALNLGLNVMMFSDNVSLNDEKRIKQLAQQKELMVMGPDCGTAIINGIPLGFANVVRRGAIGVVAASGTGLQEATCRIHQLGEGVSQALGTGGHDLHQEVGGISMLHGLQALADDEETQVIVLISKPPAKAIAESILSTASQIDKPVVVHFLGASKTESTPSNVYFADSLAHSADVAVAILGNQAIPQATAQTQSSVKACEPQLAKRQTQLSVTQRYIRGVFAGGTFCYEAQLIAAKYGIVAHSNTPTKHNSLLEDVWHSQQHTIVDLGDDDFTQGRPHPMIDPSLRNQRILQDAQDPNTAVVLFDVVLGYGASEQPLSELLAIIEQINSEQATPPAFIAHVCGTEQDPQSRELIRHSLADAGVLVANNNADAAHLAAHLVSQLG from the coding sequence ATGGTTATTAAATATAAAACGTTTGAAAATCTCTATCAGGACTCTGTTTCCCTGATGCAGATTTCAGCCAGCCTTAATACAACTGATGGCATCGAAGAAGCTTCAGTCGTTATGGGAACCGAAGCCAACTTATCCCGCATGGCTGATGCTGGTTTTGGTACAGACATTGCAGCCAAACCCAACGACCTCGTCATTGCAGTTAGAGGTAACGACAAAGCCTGTGATGAAGCCATCGAGCACGCACAAAAAGCCCTAACAGCCAAACCCGATACCGCCAACGATGGCCAGCAGTTCTCGCAAACTCTCACCAGTTTTGCGCTTGGTTTAGAGCATCACCCCGATGCCAACCTCGCGCTGATCTCCGTACCTGGCGAATATGCGGCGGCAGAAGCGATGAAAGCACTGAACCTTGGCCTAAATGTCATGATGTTCAGTGACAATGTCTCGCTCAATGATGAAAAACGTATCAAGCAGCTAGCGCAACAGAAAGAATTAATGGTGATGGGCCCAGACTGTGGAACCGCCATTATTAACGGTATTCCACTTGGTTTTGCCAACGTTGTCCGTCGTGGTGCCATTGGCGTAGTCGCGGCATCAGGTACTGGATTACAGGAAGCAACATGCCGTATTCATCAACTGGGTGAAGGGGTATCCCAAGCCTTGGGGACTGGCGGCCATGACCTACACCAGGAAGTCGGTGGGATTTCTATGTTACACGGCCTGCAAGCACTGGCCGACGATGAAGAAACGCAAGTTATTGTATTGATATCTAAGCCACCAGCAAAAGCGATTGCCGAGAGTATCTTGTCAACCGCATCGCAAATAGATAAACCCGTTGTCGTTCACTTCCTTGGTGCCAGCAAAACGGAATCTACACCAAGCAATGTATATTTCGCTGACTCACTGGCACACTCTGCTGATGTTGCTGTCGCTATTCTTGGCAACCAAGCAATCCCACAAGCCACTGCGCAAACACAAAGCAGTGTAAAAGCATGTGAACCACAGTTGGCAAAACGGCAAACCCAGCTTTCAGTAACCCAGCGTTACATCAGAGGTGTATTTGCTGGCGGTACCTTCTGTTATGAAGCACAGCTTATCGCAGCTAAGTATGGCATTGTCGCACACTCAAATACCCCAACTAAGCACAACAGCTTGCTTGAAGATGTCTGGCACAGCCAACAACACACCATTGTTGACCTCGGTGATGACGACTTCACCCAGGGCCGTCCGCATCCAATGATCGACCCAAGCTTGCGCAACCAGCGCATTCTTCAAGACGCTCAGGACCCCAATACTGCAGTTGTACTGTTTGATGTTGTTCTCGGTTACGGAGCCTCTGAGCAACCTTTGTCTGAACTCCTTGCCATCATTGAGCAAATCAACAGTGAACAGGCCACTCCGCCAGCCTTTATCGCCCATGTTTGTGGTACCGAACAGGATCCCCAATCACGCGAATTGATCCGTCATTCATTGGCAGATGCTGGTGTCTTGGTGGCTAACAATAATGCTGATGCTGCACATCTCGCCGCTCACCTTGTCTCTCAACTTGGCTAA
- the hppD gene encoding 4-hydroxyphenylpyruvate dioxygenase, with protein sequence MMKMIENPLGTDGFEFVEYTAPTPEGIANLKQLFHDMGFAEVAKHKHKSVWLYRQGDINFIVNGERHSQAAGFAGVHGASVNAMAFRVADSVKALAYAVAKGATACPPQAGPMELNIPAVYGIGESLIYLVDRYGESNIYDIDFDFYPDYQARMQERDAGLLVIDHLTHNVKQGNMDLWASFYERIANFREIRHFDIKGKMTGLLSRAMTAPCGKIRIPINESRDDKSQIAEYLDQYNGEGIQHIAMSTDDIFATVSKLKAGGLIFMDTPDTYYEGINQRLPGHHEDVAKLNQLKILIDGDETGTLLQIFTDTVIGPVFFEIIQRKGNEGFGEGNFQALFESIELDQIRRGVLVQDDES encoded by the coding sequence ATGATGAAGATGATTGAGAACCCACTAGGGACAGATGGCTTTGAGTTTGTGGAATATACCGCCCCAACCCCCGAAGGGATCGCAAACCTAAAACAACTTTTTCATGATATGGGTTTTGCCGAAGTGGCCAAGCACAAGCACAAATCTGTCTGGCTATACCGCCAAGGTGATATCAATTTTATCGTCAATGGGGAACGACACTCGCAAGCCGCAGGCTTTGCTGGGGTTCACGGTGCGAGCGTCAATGCGATGGCATTTCGGGTTGCCGACTCTGTCAAAGCGTTGGCCTACGCTGTAGCAAAAGGCGCAACCGCATGTCCCCCGCAGGCTGGCCCGATGGAGTTGAATATTCCGGCTGTCTATGGAATTGGCGAATCGTTGATCTATTTGGTAGACCGATACGGCGAGAGCAACATCTATGATATAGATTTTGATTTTTATCCTGACTACCAAGCTCGAATGCAAGAGCGAGATGCCGGTCTGCTTGTGATTGACCACCTTACCCATAATGTCAAACAGGGAAACATGGATTTATGGGCAAGTTTTTACGAGCGTATTGCCAATTTTCGAGAAATTAGACATTTTGATATAAAGGGCAAAATGACAGGCCTGCTGTCGCGAGCGATGACCGCCCCGTGCGGAAAAATCCGGATCCCGATCAATGAATCCCGTGATGATAAATCCCAGATAGCAGAATACCTGGACCAATATAATGGTGAAGGGATCCAGCATATTGCTATGAGTACCGATGATATCTTTGCAACCGTATCAAAACTGAAGGCGGGCGGATTAATATTCATGGATACGCCCGATACCTATTATGAGGGGATCAACCAGCGCTTGCCCGGTCACCATGAAGATGTCGCCAAGCTCAATCAGCTGAAGATACTGATAGACGGCGATGAAACGGGTACTTTATTGCAAATCTTTACTGATACAGTAATTGGCCCAGTGTTCTTCGAAATCATTCAGCGTAAAGGCAACGAAGGTTTTGGTGAAGGTAATTTCCAAGCCTTGTTTGAATCCATAGAGCTAGATCAGATACGCCGTGGTGTATTGGTGCAGGATGATGAGAGTTGA
- a CDS encoding DUF2877 domain-containing protein, which translates to MILALTKGYLCPTLSFNGKVHSVFKRSVNIATDQKETPLVSLLDDTLPETPTAYQCNWGAQKNLMAMVNVGDTVFMRGGIIRFSSPSSLAINTLAATDWSQAPPLPQINKERIKDNILIAEKVLVKHISKNEIQPLSSVDEYICHLGLNTPKCIGSFSETLVENIGYGIGLTPSGDDFLIGVIAVLASIQKLNPTAGVAYQRLQKQVPQGIAKTTDISAHYLSLALSQHFSKPVQWLIYYLFTATEIPTIEATITTNLNIGSSSGADTVAGIVYCIKKLLLS; encoded by the coding sequence ATGATCCTTGCGCTTACTAAGGGATACCTTTGCCCAACTCTGTCATTCAATGGCAAAGTACACAGCGTCTTTAAGCGGTCGGTAAATATAGCCACAGATCAAAAAGAGACACCTTTGGTATCCCTACTCGACGACACATTACCTGAGACCCCAACAGCCTATCAGTGCAATTGGGGGGCACAAAAAAACTTAATGGCAATGGTAAATGTGGGTGACACCGTATTTATGCGAGGAGGTATTATACGCTTTAGCTCTCCTTCATCGCTGGCAATAAATACTCTAGCTGCCACAGACTGGTCACAGGCGCCACCTTTACCACAAATAAATAAAGAGAGAATTAAAGATAATATTCTCATCGCAGAGAAAGTTTTGGTAAAACATATTTCAAAAAACGAAATACAGCCACTATCTTCTGTTGATGAATATATTTGTCACCTAGGTTTAAACACACCTAAATGTATTGGCTCTTTCTCAGAAACACTTGTTGAAAACATCGGTTATGGTATAGGACTCACCCCTTCCGGTGATGACTTTCTGATCGGCGTTATAGCCGTGCTGGCCAGCATACAGAAATTAAACCCTACAGCTGGCGTAGCCTACCAACGTTTGCAAAAGCAAGTACCACAAGGTATTGCGAAGACGACAGATATCAGCGCTCACTATTTATCACTGGCACTATCACAGCATTTTTCAAAGCCAGTGCAATGGCTGATTTATTACTTATTTACGGCAACAGAGATACCAACAATTGAAGCAACAATAACAACCAACCTCAATATTGGTTCAAGTTCTGGTGCCGATACGGTTGCAGGCATCGTGTACTGCATAAAGAAATTATTACTGAGTTAA
- a CDS encoding c-type cytochrome yields MSFLTKTKKTALLIALSSSFIAFNAHALSDELIQSCESCHGPAGVSTQTDIPTIAGIPEWNLSDQMMQYLDGRPAKTVNYVHGDTSKTDDMATIVESLSEDQIEALAAHYAELPFVRAQQPFDADLAAMGKELHDKSCARCHADGGSDPFDEASILAGQKKGYLLASMMEYKNGQRDADKSMVDAIKAMSDDDIKAVVEYYASYQ; encoded by the coding sequence ATGTCGTTTTTAACAAAAACAAAAAAAACAGCTTTATTAATTGCTCTATCTTCTAGTTTCATTGCATTTAACGCCCACGCTCTTTCAGATGAACTGATCCAGAGCTGTGAGTCTTGCCACGGCCCTGCAGGGGTCAGTACTCAAACTGATATTCCAACGATTGCCGGTATCCCTGAGTGGAACCTGAGCGATCAAATGATGCAGTATTTAGATGGCAGACCAGCCAAAACGGTTAACTATGTTCATGGCGATACCAGCAAGACAGATGACATGGCTACCATTGTTGAATCACTTAGCGAAGATCAGATTGAAGCTCTAGCCGCTCATTATGCCGAACTACCTTTTGTCCGCGCTCAGCAGCCTTTCGATGCCGATCTAGCAGCTATGGGTAAAGAGCTTCACGACAAGAGCTGTGCTCGCTGCCACGCTGACGGCGGAAGTGACCCATTTGATGAAGCCTCTATTCTTGCGGGCCAGAAAAAAGGCTACCTATTGGCTAGTATGATGGAATACAAAAATGGCCAGCGCGATGCTGACAAGAGCATGGTTGACGCTATCAAGGCCATGAGCGATGACGACATCAAAGCTGTAGTTGAATACTACGCTAGCTACCAATAA
- a CDS encoding adenosine deaminase has product MKGFISGLPKVELHLHLEGTLEPELMLALAERNNVALPFSSVESLKAAYQFDDLQAFLKLYYQGAAVLRTEQDFYDLTYAYLERCKKEHILHTEVFFDPQTHSQNGVAFETVIEGIIRALADGEACLGVSSGLIMCFLRDLPEEDAIETLKQAISYRDDIIAVGLDSSELGNPPQKFERVFAMARNTGFRTVAHAGEEGTAEYIWEAIEALKVDRIDHGVRCSDDPKLVAYLASHQLPLTVCPLSNVKLKVFEDIGSHNIIQLIRQGVLVTINSDDPAYFGGYLNDNFLAVAKAFDLTKQEVAQMSENAIRASFLSAERKQQLQQKLDHYLEIQFRPVI; this is encoded by the coding sequence ATGAAAGGCTTTATTAGTGGGCTACCTAAAGTTGAACTGCATCTTCACCTTGAAGGCACTCTTGAGCCAGAGTTGATGCTCGCGTTGGCCGAGCGGAACAATGTGGCACTTCCCTTTTCCTCAGTTGAGTCACTCAAAGCGGCTTATCAGTTTGATGATCTTCAAGCTTTTCTCAAGCTTTACTACCAAGGTGCGGCAGTACTGCGAACCGAACAAGACTTTTACGACCTCACTTATGCGTACCTAGAACGCTGCAAGAAAGAACATATTCTCCACACTGAGGTTTTCTTTGATCCCCAAACCCATAGTCAAAACGGTGTCGCTTTTGAAACCGTGATCGAAGGGATCATCCGCGCCCTGGCAGATGGCGAAGCTTGTCTGGGCGTCTCATCAGGCTTGATTATGTGCTTCTTACGGGATTTGCCGGAAGAGGACGCCATAGAGACCCTCAAGCAAGCGATATCCTATCGAGACGATATTATCGCTGTGGGGCTGGATTCGTCAGAGCTGGGCAATCCGCCGCAAAAGTTTGAGCGGGTATTTGCTATGGCAAGGAACACCGGTTTTAGAACGGTCGCTCATGCCGGAGAGGAAGGCACGGCAGAGTATATCTGGGAGGCGATCGAAGCACTTAAAGTTGATCGGATCGATCATGGCGTACGGTGCAGCGATGACCCCAAGCTGGTGGCATATTTAGCCTCGCATCAGCTTCCACTGACGGTGTGCCCGTTATCCAATGTGAAGCTCAAAGTGTTCGAAGATATCGGCTCTCATAATATTATCCAGCTGATTAGACAGGGAGTGCTGGTCACGATCAATTCAGATGATCCCGCTTACTTTGGTGGCTACCTCAATGATAACTTTTTGGCTGTTGCTAAAGCGTTCGATTTGACTAAACAGGAAGTCGCACAGATGAGTGAAAATGCGATCAGGGCAAGTTTTTTGAGTGCCGAGAGGAAACAGCAGCTTCAACAGAAATTAGATCATTATCTGGAAATCCAGTTCCGGCCGGTTATCTAA
- a CDS encoding NapC/NirT family cytochrome c yields the protein MSNPQQKKGLWSKPSKKWLLGIPLGGILAFILGAFALGGFHYGMTYTNNNDFCYGCHVGMDTIVEEYEASPHFTNTKGVVAATCSDCHVPQEFFPKMALKIGASVDIIHMITGKINLENFESEHRPRLAEKVTHEFKENDSKQCRYCHDVTQMDFENQSRNASRRHQTMEARGLTCIDCHAGIAHKLPE from the coding sequence TTGAGTAACCCTCAACAAAAAAAGGGCTTATGGAGTAAGCCCAGCAAAAAATGGCTACTGGGTATTCCGCTTGGTGGCATCCTAGCTTTTATTTTGGGAGCCTTTGCTTTAGGTGGTTTCCACTACGGCATGACCTACACCAATAACAATGATTTCTGTTATGGCTGTCATGTTGGCATGGATACTATCGTTGAAGAGTATGAAGCGTCACCACACTTTACCAATACCAAAGGGGTGGTAGCTGCGACCTGTAGCGACTGTCACGTTCCTCAGGAGTTTTTCCCGAAAATGGCACTCAAAATTGGTGCTAGTGTCGACATCATTCATATGATCACCGGAAAAATTAACCTTGAGAACTTTGAATCGGAGCACCGCCCTCGCCTTGCCGAGAAGGTCACTCACGAGTTCAAGGAAAATGACTCTAAACAGTGCCGCTATTGTCATGATGTGACGCAAATGGACTTTGAAAATCAATCTCGCAACGCGTCACGACGCCACCAGACAATGGAAGCACGTGGCCTGACATGTATTGATTGTCACGCAGGTATTGCCCACAAGCTACCAGAATAA
- a CDS encoding glutathione peroxidase: MSGFYELSANRINGDSVDMSEFAGKVVLVVNTASECGFTPQYKGLQELFDKYQEKGLVILGFPCNQFGGQEPGANTEIEQVCQLNYGVSFPMFEKVDVNGPDSHEVFKYLTSALPGLMGKKIKWNFTKFLIGRDGKPVKRYAPTKTPEAIEKDIVRALGR, from the coding sequence ATGTCAGGCTTTTATGAGTTATCTGCCAACAGAATCAACGGCGATAGTGTGGATATGAGTGAGTTTGCCGGGAAGGTGGTGCTGGTGGTCAATACCGCAAGCGAATGTGGCTTTACGCCACAGTACAAGGGTTTGCAGGAGTTATTTGATAAATACCAGGAAAAAGGCTTAGTGATCCTTGGTTTTCCGTGCAACCAGTTTGGTGGACAGGAGCCAGGAGCGAATACTGAGATAGAGCAAGTATGCCAGCTCAACTATGGGGTCAGCTTTCCGATGTTCGAAAAGGTAGATGTGAATGGGCCTGACAGCCACGAGGTGTTCAAATACCTTACCAGTGCCTTACCGGGCTTGATGGGCAAGAAGATAAAATGGAATTTTACTAAGTTTTTGATCGGTCGTGACGGCAAGCCCGTGAAGCGCTATGCGCCAACGAAAACGCCGGAGGCGATAGAAAAAGACATCGTCAGGGCGCTTGGACGATAG